Proteins from a genomic interval of Sinobacterium caligoides:
- a CDS encoding rhodanese-like domain-containing protein, whose translation MADHAVESCAVKQANQSIFLSTCALSITELGNPSGYQLIDIRQDRGGAQGEIPGAIDADISKSLSLSATKPLLIVGQALQQQQAESLCMSLRSKGLTVKYLRGGTAAWLAAGKPYHKLSSSITEPYLLSSEEIYQHHADENLLFVTDSDASANKLRMMFSEVEVQALTAAPNVWSEKVKALGRKHLDKIVVVVKEQGFTRRQQLSWASSAAENVLIAKDSVEVIDSYRRIAKVAADHRGAKMVKQSCQG comes from the coding sequence GTGGCTGATCATGCTGTTGAGTCTTGTGCTGTTAAACAGGCAAATCAGTCGATATTCTTATCGACTTGCGCGCTTTCTATTACTGAGCTTGGCAACCCTTCTGGTTATCAGTTGATTGATATTCGTCAGGATAGGGGGGGCGCACAGGGCGAGATTCCAGGGGCTATTGATGCCGATATTAGTAAGTCTTTATCTCTATCAGCCACAAAGCCGTTGCTGATTGTTGGGCAGGCGTTGCAGCAGCAGCAAGCGGAGTCGCTTTGTATGAGTTTACGCAGCAAAGGACTAACGGTTAAATATCTGCGCGGTGGCACGGCAGCATGGTTAGCGGCGGGTAAGCCCTACCACAAATTGTCGTCATCGATCACTGAGCCTTATCTACTGTCGTCAGAAGAGATTTATCAGCATCACGCGGACGAGAACCTACTCTTTGTCACTGACAGTGATGCGTCGGCCAACAAGTTACGGATGATGTTTTCTGAGGTTGAGGTGCAGGCGTTAACGGCGGCACCTAATGTGTGGTCAGAGAAAGTTAAAGCACTTGGGCGCAAGCACCTCGATAAGATCGTTGTCGTGGTGAAAGAGCAAGGTTTCACGCGGCGTCAGCAGCTTTCTTGGGCGTCGAGCGCTGCAGAAAATGTTTTGATCGCGAAGGATTCCGTTGAGGTTATAGATAGCTATCGTCGCATAGCGAAAGTGGCAGCGGATCATCGCGGGGCAAAAATGGTGAAGCAGTCATGCCAAGGATGA
- a CDS encoding sodium:solute symporter family protein translates to MELQTLTYLVVGLTFAVYIAIAIWARADSTKEFYVAGGGIHPIANGMATAADWMSAASFISMAGLIAFLGYGGSVFLMGWTGGFVLLAMLLAPYLRKYGKFTVPEFIGDRFYSRAARIVAVVCLIVASVTYVIGQMKGIGVAFSRFLEVDYDSGLMIGMVIVFFYSVLGGMKGITYTQIAQYCVLIFAYTIPAIFISLNLTGNPIPQLGLGSTMGETFLLDRLDQVVMDLGFAEYTTTARLSTLNMFVYTLTLMIGTAGLPHVIIRFFTVPTVQAARSSAGWALVFIAILYTTAPAVAAMARLNLINTIQPDTSRAGIAYADRPSWFKNWEKTGLLQYEDKNGDGRIHYSADNQANEMVKVDQDIMVLANPEIAQLPNWVIALVAAGGLAAALSTAAGLLLAISSAISHDLLKGVLMPAISERNELRASRLAMAGAIGVAGYLGFNPPDFAAGTVALAFGLAASSIFPVLMMGVFNKRINKEGAVAGMLTGLTLTLLYVFQHKGVMFVASTSFLGDLPQNWFLGIEPNAFGAVGALCNFVVAFAVSYATKPPPQEVQDLVEYVRIPVGAEAAQQH, encoded by the coding sequence ATGGAACTTCAGACTTTAACCTATCTCGTGGTGGGTTTAACTTTTGCTGTATATATCGCCATTGCTATCTGGGCGAGGGCGGACTCAACAAAAGAATTTTACGTTGCCGGTGGTGGTATTCACCCGATTGCAAACGGCATGGCGACGGCGGCGGATTGGATGTCGGCGGCGTCGTTTATTAGTATGGCAGGGTTGATTGCGTTCCTGGGGTATGGTGGTTCTGTTTTTCTGATGGGCTGGACGGGCGGGTTCGTCTTGCTGGCTATGTTATTGGCCCCCTATCTGCGTAAATACGGCAAGTTTACTGTGCCTGAATTTATTGGTGATCGCTTTTATTCTCGTGCGGCTCGTATCGTCGCAGTTGTTTGTCTTATTGTTGCCTCAGTGACCTACGTTATCGGTCAGATGAAGGGTATTGGTGTTGCCTTCTCACGCTTCCTAGAAGTTGATTATGATAGTGGTTTGATGATCGGCATGGTCATCGTCTTCTTCTATTCGGTGCTTGGCGGTATGAAGGGCATTACCTATACACAGATCGCACAATACTGTGTCTTAATATTTGCCTACACGATTCCGGCAATCTTTATCTCTCTGAATCTCACGGGTAACCCTATCCCACAGCTGGGGCTTGGTTCGACGATGGGGGAAACCTTTCTGCTCGATCGACTCGACCAGGTGGTGATGGATCTCGGTTTTGCGGAATACACCACGACGGCGAGGCTCAGTACCTTGAATATGTTTGTCTATACGCTGACCTTGATGATTGGCACTGCGGGGTTGCCGCATGTGATTATCCGCTTCTTTACTGTACCGACAGTGCAGGCTGCGCGCAGCTCGGCGGGCTGGGCGCTGGTGTTTATTGCCATTCTCTATACAACAGCGCCAGCAGTGGCGGCGATGGCGCGGTTAAATTTAATTAATACCATTCAGCCTGACACGAGTCGTGCAGGGATTGCCTACGCCGATCGGCCGAGCTGGTTTAAAAACTGGGAAAAGACAGGTCTGCTGCAATATGAGGATAAGAATGGCGATGGACGTATTCATTACTCGGCGGATAACCAGGCCAACGAGATGGTTAAGGTTGATCAAGATATCATGGTGCTCGCCAACCCGGAGATTGCACAGTTACCGAATTGGGTGATTGCGCTCGTGGCTGCGGGTGGTTTGGCGGCAGCACTCTCGACCGCAGCGGGGTTGTTGTTGGCGATATCATCGGCAATCTCGCATGACTTATTGAAGGGGGTGTTAATGCCGGCTATCTCTGAGCGGAATGAGCTGCGGGCAAGTCGCTTAGCTATGGCTGGGGCGATTGGTGTCGCGGGCTACCTTGGGTTCAATCCACCGGATTTTGCTGCTGGTACGGTGGCGCTAGCCTTCGGGCTTGCTGCATCATCGATCTTCCCGGTGTTGATGATGGGGGTGTTCAATAAGCGGATTAATAAGGAGGGCGCGGTTGCTGGTATGTTAACCGGCTTGACGCTAACGTTGCTGTATGTTTTCCAGCACAAGGGCGTGATGTTCGTCGCGAGTACCAGCTTCCTCGGTGACTTGCCGCAGAACTGGTTCCTTGGTATTGAGCCCAATGCTTTTGGTGCTGTCGGTGCCTTGTGTAACTTTGTTGTTGCCTTCGCGGTCTCCTACGCCACCAAGCCGCCGCCGCAGGAGGTGCAGGACTTAGTGGAGTATGTGCGCATCCCTGTGGGTGCTGAGGCTGCGCAGCAGCATTAA
- a CDS encoding GNAT family N-acetyltransferase, translated as MVDNDCHGQSIGTFLLKYRLANIGRNFQQVDVLIDTSQHTVDFYKKHNFTVIKIEKDGYGHGLDKVHMLYKLGNAELDEFVR; from the coding sequence ATGGTTGATAATGACTGCCATGGTCAATCCATCGGAACTTTTCTTTTGAAGTATAGGCTGGCCAACATAGGGAGAAACTTTCAGCAGGTCGATGTGCTGATCGATACGTCGCAGCACACGGTTGATTTTTATAAAAAGCATAACTTTACAGTTATAAAGATAGAGAAAGATGGCTATGGGCACGGGCTCGATAAGGTGCATATGCTTTATAAGTTAGGTAATGCTGAGCTTGATGAGTTTGTGCGATAG
- a CDS encoding TonB-dependent receptor, which yields MINKNKFINNSLGLLLPISASAFAETIPLEEVEVEGKRYLNTLHLKDTNSASNRLGLKSMDIPGSVDIISKQDIALKADYSPLSAVTRSAGFAATASPGNGGTSMAVRGFNGHSSVVQTYDGTRLYVGAGTVTFPADTWTLERVEVLRGPGSVINGVGAIGATINYVPKSPQFGSVRNELDVTAGSFGLLRLAIGSGGGISDDLAYRVDAVSHKSDGDVDDADEQRSVFAGSLHWQATDNLDIKLSVDYADIDASTYWGTPLIDGKVDQRIRKNNYNIKDGIVNYEDLWPRLNAQWQINDNATLRSDSYYLMANRHWRNVESYSFNPDSGQVDRAYYLEILHDQTQLGNRSDMLFEFDTAGMANRLSVGAEVNRIDFTHKNNRSYGGTTSVDLLNPLAGKWADGVEYRTSKDFSSETMHYAIFIDEHIQINDQFSLVGGLRHDSIDFDRNDVARSNGPEHAEPYAVINDDLSGTSWRFGAVYQPQENISLYAQASKAVDSVQSILTASTPNMKLAEGKQLEVGLKQILMNDNLQYTVALFDIRKDNLLANDAFGQSSQIGEQRSKGIELEVFMRLSDTLNISMNSAFTDAEYEHYKKSSGDAIRDYSGNTPKDVPEQTANLWLDWRFIQDWAFSGGARYVGTRFVGDDNSAKLPSYTVYDASLQWHIDEDLQLTLRGKNLSDETDYVLAPYGDQWILAEGRSAELGLHYNF from the coding sequence GTGATCAATAAGAATAAATTTATTAACAATAGCCTTGGGTTATTGCTGCCAATATCCGCCAGTGCCTTTGCTGAAACTATACCGCTAGAAGAAGTTGAGGTGGAGGGTAAAAGATACCTGAATACCTTACACCTGAAAGATACCAATAGCGCTTCTAATCGCCTCGGCCTAAAGAGCATGGATATACCGGGCAGTGTAGACATCATCAGCAAACAAGACATTGCCCTCAAAGCAGATTATTCCCCCCTGTCTGCCGTAACACGCTCTGCAGGCTTTGCCGCTACAGCCAGCCCAGGCAACGGCGGCACCTCCATGGCAGTCCGTGGTTTTAACGGTCATAGCTCTGTCGTACAGACCTATGACGGTACCCGCTTATACGTTGGCGCTGGTACCGTCACCTTTCCAGCAGACACCTGGACACTTGAGAGAGTCGAAGTATTACGAGGGCCAGGCTCTGTTATCAACGGTGTTGGAGCGATAGGGGCGACCATCAACTATGTGCCTAAATCTCCCCAGTTTGGCAGCGTACGTAACGAACTGGATGTTACCGCAGGCAGCTTTGGTCTACTCCGCCTCGCTATAGGCTCAGGCGGCGGCATCAGCGATGACCTTGCCTACCGAGTTGACGCTGTCAGCCACAAGAGTGATGGCGATGTTGACGATGCAGATGAGCAGCGCTCTGTATTTGCAGGCTCACTACACTGGCAAGCCACAGATAACCTCGATATAAAGCTCAGTGTTGACTATGCCGACATTGATGCCTCAACCTATTGGGGTACCCCTTTAATCGATGGCAAAGTTGATCAACGTATTCGAAAAAATAATTACAATATCAAAGACGGTATCGTTAACTATGAAGATTTATGGCCACGCTTAAATGCTCAATGGCAGATCAATGATAACGCAACCCTCAGAAGTGATAGCTATTACCTAATGGCAAATCGACACTGGCGTAATGTTGAAAGCTATAGCTTTAACCCGGATAGCGGGCAGGTAGATAGGGCGTACTACCTAGAGATTCTCCACGATCAAACACAGCTAGGTAATCGATCTGATATGTTATTCGAGTTCGATACTGCAGGCATGGCAAATCGCCTCAGTGTCGGCGCAGAAGTTAATCGTATCGACTTTACCCACAAGAATAACCGTAGTTACGGTGGCACAACATCGGTAGACTTACTTAACCCGTTAGCAGGAAAGTGGGCAGACGGCGTCGAATACCGTACCAGCAAAGACTTCAGTTCTGAAACAATGCACTATGCGATTTTTATTGATGAACACATTCAGATCAACGATCAGTTCAGCCTGGTAGGCGGCCTGCGCCACGACAGTATCGACTTTGATCGCAATGACGTTGCCCGCAGCAATGGCCCAGAACACGCCGAACCCTATGCCGTTATTAACGACGACTTATCAGGCACCAGCTGGCGCTTTGGCGCGGTATATCAGCCACAAGAGAATATCAGCCTCTATGCACAAGCCAGTAAAGCGGTGGACTCCGTGCAATCTATTCTCACCGCTAGCACACCCAACATGAAACTTGCAGAAGGCAAACAACTAGAGGTTGGCCTGAAACAAATATTAATGAATGACAACCTGCAATACACCGTCGCTTTGTTTGATATCCGCAAAGACAATCTACTCGCTAACGATGCTTTTGGTCAGTCGAGTCAAATCGGCGAACAACGCTCAAAGGGCATCGAACTTGAAGTGTTTATGCGCCTTAGTGACACCCTGAACATTAGTATGAACAGCGCATTCACCGATGCTGAATACGAGCACTACAAAAAATCCAGCGGCGACGCTATCAGGGACTACAGCGGCAATACACCTAAGGATGTGCCAGAACAAACCGCTAACCTTTGGCTTGATTGGCGGTTTATACAAGATTGGGCATTCAGCGGCGGCGCACGTTACGTAGGCACTCGCTTTGTCGGTGACGATAATAGCGCTAAATTGCCTTCTTACACCGTCTACGATGCCAGTTTGCAATGGCATATTGATGAAGATTTACAGCTGACCTTGCGCGGCAAGAACCTTAGCGACGAAACCGATTATGTACTCGCGCCCTATGGTGACCAATGGATACTCGCTGAGGGTCGCAGCGCTGAGTTAGGCCTGCATTATAACTTCTAA
- a CDS encoding NAD-dependent epimerase/dehydratase family protein, translated as MNDLTKNPVMVTGATGYVAGWLIKQLLEMGCTVHACVRNPDDERKLAPLKSLTNEPQRLRFFKTDLLDEGSYQQAMKGCSVVFHTASPFTIIVDDPQRDLVDPAVKGTINVLNTVNDTPSVERVVLTSSVAAIYSDNIDALTLPKQTFTEEHWNEHSSLQHNPYAYSKTVAEKSAWQQVKKQRRWDLVVINPSFVVGPALGAAVTSDSFDVVKKLGDGTLKFGAPHTGIGLVDVQDVANAHIQAAIRPEAAGRYIVSALNSHLLEMADFLRPNYGTSYPLPKSKTPKFLAWLLGPMVGTTRKSISRNLGYSWKADNSKSKQELGIEYRSISEAINAMFAQLESNNQL; from the coding sequence GTGAACGACTTAACCAAGAACCCCGTTATGGTGACGGGAGCAACAGGCTACGTTGCCGGATGGCTAATTAAACAACTGCTCGAGATGGGCTGCACCGTACACGCTTGCGTACGTAACCCTGATGACGAGAGAAAGCTTGCGCCGTTAAAAAGCCTAACTAACGAACCTCAACGCCTGCGTTTTTTTAAGACGGACCTACTTGATGAGGGCTCATACCAGCAAGCGATGAAGGGCTGTTCAGTCGTATTCCATACCGCCTCCCCTTTTACCATCATTGTAGACGACCCACAGCGTGACCTAGTCGACCCTGCAGTCAAGGGCACTATCAATGTATTGAATACCGTCAATGACACCCCCAGCGTAGAACGTGTTGTGTTAACCAGTTCTGTTGCGGCGATTTACAGCGATAACATCGATGCACTGACACTGCCCAAGCAAACCTTTACTGAAGAGCATTGGAATGAGCACAGCTCATTACAACACAACCCCTATGCCTATTCGAAGACGGTGGCCGAGAAGTCTGCCTGGCAGCAGGTAAAGAAGCAGAGACGGTGGGACTTAGTCGTCATAAACCCCTCCTTCGTTGTCGGCCCGGCGCTCGGTGCAGCAGTCACTTCAGACAGTTTTGACGTGGTCAAGAAATTGGGTGATGGTACACTCAAGTTCGGCGCACCTCATACCGGCATAGGCCTTGTCGATGTACAAGACGTCGCTAACGCCCACATCCAAGCAGCCATTCGACCCGAAGCTGCTGGCCGCTACATCGTCTCAGCACTGAATAGCCACCTGTTAGAGATGGCTGACTTCCTACGCCCCAACTACGGCACCAGCTACCCGCTACCTAAATCCAAAACACCAAAATTCCTCGCCTGGCTGCTGGGACCCATGGTAGGCACCACCCGCAAGTCCATCTCACGTAATCTAGGCTATTCCTGGAAGGCAGATAATAGCAAAAGCAAGCAAGAACTTGGCATTGAGTATCGTAGCATCTCTGAGGCAATCAATGCCATGTTTGCCCAGCTTGAGAGTAACAACCAACTGTAA
- a CDS encoding DUF502 domain-containing protein, protein MKNMTNTLLKGVLNLLPMVVSLWIFWSLFASLDELGDFLLRLVGLPTLFTGEGFLLVLLLVFAAGLLFSVSPIVWLYDVIVQQLMRFPLFKTVYGSINDIASLMSQNEENKGQQTVLVKQSNGSYVVGFIMADNAPEPLLAALPEGDWVPVLFQLSYQIAGVTSLVKREDLTVVDWSFEEAMRYSLTAGITSTTEVAAQ, encoded by the coding sequence ATGAAAAATATGACGAACACCTTGCTGAAGGGGGTGTTAAACCTGCTTCCTATGGTCGTTAGCCTGTGGATCTTCTGGTCGCTCTTTGCCTCTTTGGATGAGTTGGGTGATTTTCTGCTACGCCTGGTTGGTCTGCCAACGCTATTTACCGGCGAGGGCTTTCTGTTGGTTTTGCTGCTCGTCTTCGCGGCCGGCCTGTTGTTTTCGGTGAGCCCGATTGTTTGGCTGTACGATGTGATCGTGCAGCAGCTGATGCGTTTCCCGCTGTTTAAGACGGTCTATGGCAGTATTAACGATATCGCCTCATTGATGAGCCAAAACGAAGAGAATAAAGGTCAGCAGACGGTATTGGTTAAGCAATCCAACGGCAGTTATGTGGTGGGCTTTATCATGGCTGATAATGCCCCGGAACCCCTGCTTGCGGCGTTGCCAGAGGGGGATTGGGTGCCGGTGTTGTTTCAGTTAAGTTATCAGATTGCCGGGGTGACAAGCCTAGTCAAGCGTGAGGATCTAACCGTGGTGGACTGGTCTTTCGAAGAGGCGATGCGCTATAGCTTAACGGCTGGAATCACCTCGACAACGGAGGTGGCGGCACAGTAA
- a CDS encoding DUF4212 domain-containing protein, translating into MAFNSDQDAKAYWRENLVLMVKLLVVWFVVSFGCGILFVEELNQFRLGGYKLGFWFAQQGSIYSFVVLIFVYSWQMARLDRKYGVHEE; encoded by the coding sequence ATGGCTTTTAATAGCGATCAGGATGCAAAGGCGTATTGGCGTGAGAACCTTGTATTGATGGTCAAGTTACTCGTGGTGTGGTTCGTCGTATCATTCGGTTGCGGCATTTTATTCGTTGAAGAGCTTAATCAATTCCGGCTTGGCGGTTATAAGCTAGGCTTCTGGTTTGCGCAACAGGGCTCAATTTATAGTTTTGTAGTGCTGATCTTTGTCTACTCATGGCAAATGGCTCGGCTCGATCGCAAATATGGCGTTCACGAAGAATAG
- a CDS encoding transglutaminase-like domain-containing protein, giving the protein MPRMIVAVVSSVVVVAGLAFWLLQGGVDRSVVKSPQDVGAKLLPQQVKAVDKLLHYSFMIKNRSAQLIEQGEFTVFAPVANADAQRINAIQASSPYLLSGDELGNQLLSFSLHDFPVTGMQRIDVAVKLHRSAGRAEQAPDEKYLQAERYIELEDPALQARAKSFAGLAESEKVATIYRWVREHMVDSGYVKRNRGASYALKHASGDCTEYVYLMTALLRLNNIPARPVGGFVAPGDVSILRAGDFHNWLEYYQDGRWHIADPQGGVLNKNDTDYIAFQYLSESNDISKGFSQRFLAIDQRLSVRMK; this is encoded by the coding sequence ATGCCAAGGATGATTGTTGCGGTAGTCTCATCTGTTGTAGTTGTCGCCGGGCTGGCGTTTTGGCTCTTGCAGGGTGGTGTCGATCGCTCTGTGGTTAAAAGCCCGCAAGATGTTGGCGCAAAGTTACTGCCGCAACAGGTGAAGGCTGTTGATAAGTTGTTGCATTATAGTTTTATGATTAAGAATCGGTCTGCGCAGTTGATCGAACAGGGCGAATTTACCGTATTTGCGCCGGTCGCTAATGCTGATGCTCAGCGTATTAATGCTATACAGGCATCCTCTCCTTATCTGTTAAGCGGCGATGAGCTGGGTAATCAGTTGTTAAGTTTTTCATTGCATGATTTTCCCGTCACGGGCATGCAGCGTATTGATGTCGCCGTTAAATTACACCGCTCTGCCGGGCGTGCTGAACAGGCGCCTGACGAAAAATATTTGCAAGCAGAGCGCTATATTGAACTGGAAGACCCAGCATTACAGGCGCGGGCGAAGTCTTTTGCGGGTCTTGCTGAAAGTGAAAAAGTGGCGACGATTTATCGCTGGGTGCGCGAGCACATGGTGGACAGTGGTTATGTGAAGCGTAATCGAGGTGCGTCTTACGCATTAAAACACGCTTCGGGTGACTGTACCGAATATGTTTATTTGATGACGGCGCTGTTGCGCCTAAATAATATACCGGCCCGGCCTGTTGGCGGTTTTGTCGCGCCAGGCGATGTGAGTATTTTGCGCGCAGGTGATTTTCATAATTGGCTGGAATACTACCAAGACGGACGTTGGCATATCGCCGACCCGCAGGGTGGTGTGCTCAATAAAAACGACACAGACTATATCGCCTTTCAATATCTTTCAGAATCTAACGATATTTCTAAAGGCTTTAGTCAGCGTTTTTTGGCCATTGATCAACGGCTCAGCGTTAGAATGAAATAA
- a CDS encoding ABC transporter ATP-binding protein, translating into MAQHAGPFSHMTYPFHLRTHALNWSNKSRSGFALEQINFNARQSRFIGLLGPNGSGKTTLLRCLYRGLTVPPNSVMLDDQDLTRFSRQALAKKIAVVFQQQPEEISLSVDEVLKIGRLPQQPFLAPDKKHYSKEELIHLKALDIEHLCSRPYQQLSGGEKQRVMIARALIQQADILLLDEPTNHLDIAHQIAILQYISQLDITVICSLHDLNLAAQFCDELAILKDGKLIQQGATEDVLTPSLIKSVFSVNTVIDKHPINGSLRLSFY; encoded by the coding sequence ATGGCTCAGCACGCTGGGCCATTCTCACACATGACGTACCCCTTTCATCTACGAACACATGCCCTTAATTGGAGCAATAAAAGCCGCTCAGGCTTTGCCCTTGAGCAGATTAACTTTAATGCTCGTCAATCACGTTTTATCGGCCTATTAGGCCCTAATGGTAGCGGCAAAACCACCCTGCTACGCTGCCTCTATCGTGGCCTAACAGTTCCTCCCAACTCGGTGATGCTCGACGACCAAGACCTCACACGCTTTAGTCGCCAGGCATTGGCAAAGAAAATAGCCGTGGTGTTTCAGCAACAACCTGAGGAAATTTCACTCAGCGTTGATGAGGTGCTCAAAATAGGGCGATTACCACAACAACCTTTCTTAGCACCGGACAAAAAACACTACAGCAAAGAAGAGTTAATTCACCTAAAGGCGCTGGATATTGAGCATCTATGCAGCCGGCCATACCAGCAGCTATCAGGGGGTGAGAAGCAACGCGTGATGATTGCTAGGGCGCTAATACAACAAGCTGATATTTTATTGTTAGATGAGCCGACTAATCACCTCGACATAGCCCATCAAATAGCTATATTGCAGTACATTAGCCAGCTCGATATTACCGTTATTTGTAGTCTTCACGACCTTAACTTGGCCGCTCAATTTTGTGATGAGTTGGCCATCCTAAAAGATGGCAAACTCATACAGCAAGGAGCAACAGAAGACGTTTTAACGCCGTCATTAATTAAAAGCGTATTTTCAGTCAATACAGTCATCGATAAACACCCTATCAACGGTTCGCTACGCCTGAGTTTTTATTAA
- a CDS encoding NAD(P)H-dependent oxidoreductase has translation MARRVVVLSANPKQGSFTAQLAAVYAQMASRGHEVRQFDLSTMVFDSNLSGGYEVDKALEAPLVDFQQALQWCDHLVIFTPIWWGALPAKLKGLIDRVLLPGFAFQYEAGKSFPRPLLRGRTARLVMTMDTPPWYYYLVQGAPAIYQLKVTTLKFVGFASVRSKLVGPVIHSSAEKRERWLKAVAKLGLAAS, from the coding sequence ATGGCAAGGCGTGTAGTGGTCTTATCGGCGAACCCTAAGCAAGGAAGTTTTACCGCTCAGTTGGCGGCGGTGTATGCGCAGATGGCGAGCCGGGGACATGAGGTGCGGCAGTTTGATTTGTCGACCATGGTATTCGATAGCAATTTATCGGGTGGTTATGAGGTCGATAAAGCGCTCGAGGCGCCGCTTGTCGATTTTCAGCAGGCGCTCCAGTGGTGCGATCACTTAGTGATTTTTACGCCGATCTGGTGGGGGGCGCTGCCGGCGAAGTTAAAGGGCTTGATCGATCGTGTATTGCTGCCTGGCTTTGCCTTCCAGTATGAGGCTGGCAAATCGTTCCCCAGGCCGTTATTGCGCGGACGAACGGCTAGGCTGGTGATGACGATGGATACGCCACCTTGGTATTATTACTTGGTGCAGGGTGCGCCGGCTATTTATCAGTTGAAGGTTACGACGTTGAAGTTTGTTGGTTTTGCCTCGGTGCGGAGCAAGCTGGTTGGCCCGGTGATCCATTCTAGTGCAGAGAAGCGTGAGCGGTGGCTCAAGGCGGTGGCAAAGCTCGGTCTTGCTGCCAGCTAA
- a CDS encoding DUF3050 domain-containing protein has product MNIENNIAETRKHLTAHKIYESISSVDDLRIFMSAHVFAVWDFMSLAKRLQTSMTCTVLPWQTPSDPFAARLINEIIFYEETDIDHNGQPGSHLDMYLSAMREIGADTSLFDSFTHALTHGKDVPEALACANVPHYIAHFVTNNIHCAIEGQLEEVASSFLFGREDAIPDMFTLFLEKWKVDRKEIPALVYYLERHIDLDGDEHGPAAHKILNNLIGDDKAKEERASQSAINAISDRVGLWDGILLDIEKSREKAEASKKDKISLDYIKQPDSAISERV; this is encoded by the coding sequence ATGAATATTGAGAATAATATAGCTGAAACGAGAAAACATCTTACCGCCCACAAAATCTACGAAAGCATTTCTTCAGTTGACGATCTAAGAATATTTATGTCTGCCCACGTATTTGCCGTTTGGGACTTTATGAGCCTTGCTAAAAGGCTGCAAACCTCGATGACATGCACGGTACTACCTTGGCAAACACCTTCAGACCCCTTTGCTGCCCGCCTGATCAATGAGATTATTTTCTATGAAGAAACGGACATAGATCACAACGGTCAGCCAGGCAGTCATCTCGACATGTATCTATCAGCCATGCGTGAAATCGGTGCGGATACCAGCCTCTTTGACAGTTTCACCCATGCACTCACGCACGGTAAAGATGTACCAGAAGCTTTAGCTTGTGCCAATGTTCCGCACTACATCGCGCACTTTGTCACCAATAACATCCACTGTGCAATCGAGGGACAGTTAGAAGAAGTAGCCAGCAGCTTCTTATTTGGCCGTGAAGACGCTATCCCTGACATGTTCACTCTGTTTTTGGAGAAGTGGAAAGTTGATCGCAAAGAAATCCCCGCCCTCGTCTATTATCTAGAGCGCCACATCGACCTGGATGGCGACGAGCATGGACCTGCCGCCCATAAAATCCTCAACAACTTAATCGGTGATGACAAAGCCAAAGAAGAGCGCGCCTCACAATCGGCCATCAACGCGATCAGTGATAGAGTGGGCCTCTGGGACGGCATCCTGTTAGACATCGAAAAGTCGAGAGAAAAAGCAGAAGCGAGTAAAAAAGATAAGATATCACTGGACTATATAAAACAACCTGATAGTGCCATCTCCGAACGAGTATAA
- a CDS encoding MerR family transcriptional regulator: MYIGEAAKRTGLSIKAIRFYEEIGLIRQLERVGRYRLYKEADIEVLLLIKEAKALGVGLSQLQGVIQYNEGQIDWSTIKVFLHGIRQQLTQQIEDVQQKIASLDICYEQIKPS; this comes from the coding sequence ATGTATATTGGAGAGGCAGCAAAAAGGACGGGGTTATCTATCAAGGCGATTCGCTTCTATGAAGAGATCGGTTTGATTCGCCAGCTTGAGCGCGTTGGGCGCTACCGCCTGTATAAAGAGGCGGACATCGAGGTGCTGCTGTTGATCAAAGAGGCAAAGGCCTTAGGGGTTGGTCTATCGCAGCTGCAGGGCGTTATTCAGTATAATGAAGGGCAGATAGACTGGTCTACGATAAAAGTGTTTTTACATGGCATTAGGCAGCAGCTGACTCAGCAGATTGAAGATGTACAGCAGAAGATCGCCAGTCTGGATATTTGCTATGAGCAGATAAAACCCAGCTGA
- a CDS encoding cold-shock protein, which produces MPNRVTGTIIWFNETEGFGIIEQELGPDAMFTDEALRYNPSERVHEGQLVEFTQVGQPTGLRAEDLICF; this is translated from the coding sequence ATGCCTAATCGCGTGACAGGGACGATTATTTGGTTTAACGAGACCGAAGGCTTTGGCATCATCGAGCAGGAGCTCGGCCCCGATGCAATGTTTACTGATGAAGCACTACGCTACAACCCCAGTGAGAGGGTGCACGAGGGGCAGCTTGTCGAGTTTACCCAGGTAGGGCAACCAACGGGGCTGCGTGCTGAAGACTTGATTTGTTTTTAG